GGATGCCTAGCACAGAGTGGAGGTGGGCTATGGGTGGAGGGCTGGCTGCCTGGTACTCCTGGCCAGGAGCTGGGTGCACTGCAGCAGATGGGTAAGGCTGAGGAAGCAGGAGCTATAGGAAAGGCCAATATCATCTCAGACAGAGGCTCCGACCACATGTCCCTCCCTTGGCCTGCTACCTTTCACGGCTTCCTCAGAGAGTTCGACCTTCATAGCAATCACAACCAGCACTTTCCAGAGACTCCTGGGTCTCCAGCAAGGTGCCTCCCTCCCATCTATAGCCACCATTCTGTCCTGCTTCCCGAGTTATGTGGAAGCACACGATGGCCATGTGGGTTAGGGTCCTGATGCAGGGAAAGGTCCTGGAGGTTCACTAGGAGGTGGGAAAAAGGCCTCGTATGTATCCTCCCCATGCATTCCTGCAGGAGCTCTGTCCTGGGGTGCCCCAGCTCAGGTCCGCTGGGGACTATGAATGTGCCTTTACCTGCCAAATGGGTCTGAAACCAAGTCAAGATGAAAGCTAAGTGAGACAGCTCGTgatgaggaggcagagaccacagaggcgGGGCAAAGGCTGCAAGCATGCTCAGATGCAATAGGAAAGGAGATGGAAGTAGAGAGATGTGACCACAGCTGGGGAACCTGGGGCCACTACAGCCAGAGGGGCAAGGTGTCCTCCTTTGCCTCAGAGCAGGTTCTGCTCTGCAGGCCCTGGACCTCTAATTGCTATGGAGCCTGTCACCATAGCTTCCCTGGGATGCTCGCCTGTTTCCCATATGAGACTCATCCCTAGTTTTATAAGCAAATGAGGTGTATGCCCTTCCTCGTCTGTGACACTAGTACTGTCCACTCACGTTTCAGAATGGCTGACgttcccttcccacccaccctaTCAGTAAAAGGAGCCCGGTTCTTCATTGGCAGCCGGAAGAGAACCAAAGGCCTATTCACAGTGAGTGTGGAGGGGCTGCCAGCAGTACCCCTTCCCCAGGGCTGTGGGGACAGCCTGTCACATGCTTTAGATGATAGATTGCCATCTGTGCTAAGTGAGAACCAGAAACACAAAGGTGTTGAGGAGTCCACCACAGGGCCCTCACACTCTTCCCTGAGACTCTTGGATCCCTGCTCACAGGTCCTCCTAGTATGGAAGCGTGTCCCCAACGCTCTCATAAACTGATGCTTAAACCCAGTCTTTCCGGTCCTGATgtatccttccatccatccatccatccatccatccatccatccatccatccatccacatacccacccacccatgcatCCACTCCTCTATCCATTCGCCCACCCACATCCACCCATCCTTTCATTCACCCACACATCTATCCACTCATTCATGCTCTTATCTACCCACTCATCCACTAATCCACCCACTTAACATCTACTCACAcccccatccatctacccatccattcaCAGTGGTGTACTCACTGCTAGGGCGGTATCTGGAGTCAACTCCATAGCTAGGAGCTATAGTTCCCTGTGGTGTCCTCGGCATCTGCAACCATATCTGACACATAGTAATCACTCTGTGGAAATGTACTTGTGTTATGACTGGATGGGCAAATGGAAAAACAGGTAGATAGATGCATGcgtggatggatgggtgatgatggataggtggatgcatgcatgcatgcatgcatgcatgtatgggtTGATGCCTGGGTGGCTAGATGTATGTTGGATGGGTGGGCAgataggtaggtgggtgggtgaatggatagaGAGATGGATAGGTAGGTGGACTGATTGGTTATTAATGAATGGACATGGGTGGGCTGGCAGATGGATGAGTGGTAAGTGGGTAGGTgaatggatgatagatagatagaagctAATAATGAATGGACATGGGTAGCTGGGCAGATGGATGAATGGTAAGAGGGTAGATAGATGGacaatagagggagagagagatgaatgagtGAATCAATGGTGGGTGGATAgtgaaggaaggaatggaagagTAGCTGGGTCACATGGAAAAGCAATGTGGCCTAGTCACTCTAGTTCTGTGTAGACAGTCCCTTCTTCACTAAGAGCAATTGTCTGCCATCACTCCTGGTGGCTTCCCACTAACCCATTCCCACACTGCAGGCTAGACCCATTGGGCCATATGGGCCAAGGTCCCCAGCAACTGCAGATATCAGTGGAACCTCACTTTCTCCCTCTGCAGGGTCTCATAAGGCAACTGGTTCTGCTGCCAGGCTCAGATGCCACCCCAAGGCTGTGTCCCAGCAGGAACGCCAGGCTGGCTGAGCTGTCCATCCCCCAGGTGCTGAAGAGACTCACAGAGAAGCCTGAGGATAATGAGGTGCTGAAATATCCCTATGGTTAGTAGGCGGGGCTTGCTTCCCACCCCAGCAACATCTGAGAGCATCAGCTCCTTTCTCAGCCTTTTCCAGTGTGTATCTCTCAGTCACAGAAGGGCGGTTGTCACTCAGGGCCATCAGAAAGGCCAGAACCACTAACCTGTCCCTCCCTTGAAGGGCTGTAATTGTATAGACTACAGGCAGACCATGTACCTTTCTTGGTCTCCTGGGCAGATGGTAGATATGGCTCACATCAGAAAGGCTCCCTCCTCTGGATCACTGGCCAGCAATTGCCCATATCTCCCAGCCACTCCCTCCAGTTTATCCCAAAGCCCAGCCCACACCAAGACCTAGCTCTGTTTCCCACCAGACCTCCAACCCATGGCATCTGCTGGATATGCTTTCTCTGGTTCATATCTGCTCCATCCTAATGTTGGATTGCAATGTTGAGCCTCTGATTAAAATCACACCCCCAATGGTACAGAGTCTGAGAGTCCCTCCCCCACTACCCATATACCCCTGCTCTGTGGAAAGAAGATGAGGTGAAGGACAGTCGGCCCCCCAAAGCTTATGATTCTCACATAATAAATAATGGAAGTTCCCATTCAAATATATCGGGCATTTAGGTTTTACTGTGTTGCATCACTGCCCAATGCTGATGGAGCTGTCCCCATAAAGCCAGGAGGCCTGGCATGAGACCAGTGTTGGTACCAATAGTGGTGAGAACAAAACACGACTCAAGAATACTGCCCATAGCTTAGTTCCTGCTGCTGAAAAGAGGCAGGCTCCCAGGGAAGAGTAGAGAAGTGTATGGCCATTGAGGATGTCCGTGGGGTGACAgcaaagggacagagagacacgCCTTCCAGGTCGAAGGGTGGGTGCGGTCAGCCAGCCACACAGGAAGCATTATGCCTGGGACTTCAGGGCTTCCCACTCTATCTCCAGTGACCTGTGCTGTCTGGGGCTCCCTTCAGCCACATAGAAGGGTAAAGACAGGACCACTGGGCTTGGACTCTGCACAGAGTTCTTATCTCGGGAGTCCTGATATGCCAGATACTGTTGCCTGATCTTCCCCATAGAAGCCGACATGAAAGTAACCCTGGGATCCCGGCCGCCATGCACCAAGGCACAGGGCGTCCAGTTCTGGTTTGATGCCACCCGAAAGGGACTCTACCTGTGTGCGGACAgcgagtggatctctgtgttgaCAGGTGAGGCTGGACCCAGAATTTACATCCTTAGCACACAGAGCAGCTGGATGTATCTCCATTAGGACAAGGCTACCATAAAAGGCTTAGAGTCCCATCCATCTGTGAGGGCCACTTCAGAGAGTAGAAAGTTATCACTCCACTAATGACTTCTGGAACAGGTGGCCACCAGAACAGCCCAGGCAAGCCAGGATGTCTTCTTCCCTAGAATAGGCATGCCCATCCCCAGAGCTGTTCTCAGAACTCTAGCAAGTGTGGCAAACCTGTGTGTTCAACCTAGAAATAGGCATATCCTGGGTGTGCCACAATGGCTGGCTTCTCTCCCTGATAGATAGTTAATGGTGGAAAGAGGGTGTAGCACAGACACTCAGACCTCCCTTTTGTCCTGTTTGAgtctagggccacacagggcccaGAGCACCTAGTAAACAGGAGCAGCCTCCCTTTAATGATCCTTTCCCAAGAGGATAAAATGGGGCTCCATCTCCTTCATAAATTCCAGGGCCCTGGACACAAGCCTAGGAGCCAAGTCATggcagggtcccaaaagccactCCCAGGAGAACCCCCAGCTCCATTTCTATGCACACTGACTAGGTCCCCATCCTCCCATTCCAAGCCAAGACCAAACTGGACTACGTAGAAGAACATCAGAGTCTGCACACCAACTCAGAGACCCTGGGCATCGAGGTGTTCGACATCCCCGGTGTGGGACTCTTCGCAGCTACAGCCAATCGGAAAGCTAGATCAGCCATCTATAAATGGACAGATGGGAAATTTGTGTCCTACCAGAACATCGCCACACATCAGGCACAGTCGTGGCGACATTTCACCATTGGGAAAAAGGCAAGTCTGTACAGGTGACTTCCCCTTCCTTGTTGATGGGTGCCTCCATGGGGTCCACAGGCTGGAACTCTGCAGGTCAATGCACCTCTCAGGGTTTCAAGCCCTTGCtaagtggtgggggtggggggatgctcAAAGTCATAGGCCTTAGGCTGTAGGAGTGTGCCTATAAGGAGTCTGCTCAACTTCTCACAAGGCAGCTTGAAAGTCTGGCTGGTCCTGTGCTAACTCACTACAAATCAAAAGTGCTAAGATtggcttggttggtagagtacttgcctagcatgcacacatccttaggtttggtccccagcactgcataaactgggtgtgatgcctcacacttataatcctagcactcagagaatggaggcaggaggatcagaagttcaaacaccatcctcagctacatagagggtttgaggccagcctgggctacatgagaccctgtttcaaaaaaagctAACTGTTGGAGTGACCTCCCTGGGCCAGGTATAACACAGATAGCATTGCAAAGTGAGTATCTTACTTCTCACCCTACCATGCTGGCCACACAGGATGCATAAGTGGATGTTAGTAGCAGGTCCCTGGAGGTCAAGGGCCTGAGAGTTGGCCACGGGCAGTTCCTTCCACCTGGGCTGCAGTGAGCAGAGGACCTGTTCAAAGAGAGGGCATTGGTACCACGACAGGAGAAAGGAATGTTTTCTTCCCAATTCCTGCAGCCTGCATGGCAGGACATTGTCCTGGAGACAGCATTGTATGGCTATCTCCAAGGGCTCTGGCCCAGCAGACGGCCCATGCCAGACACTGGGGACAAAACAGGTAAAGCTCGCTATCTCCCGATAGGTATACACTGTGTCCAGGTTCAGAGTGGCAGTGTTACCAGTTGACAtctgaaaatttttcattttctttgtgatttttaaaaaaagatattttagcaTTCAAGAAacactggaaaacagaaaaacaagggaAGGAAACATTTTGTCCCTAAATGAATGCATACTCTTATTTGCATATGGGCaatgcacacacatcacatgtGAAATGAAAACCACGCTTTCTGTCCCCAGGAAAGCCACATAACCATGCAACATAGAGTGCTGTGCATGTCCCATTACCCACACTTTGGTGTTTACTGAGTCTGTCCCCGTACCCTTCCCTGTGGATGTGGGAGAGACGCTGAGGTTCAGAATCCTGTAGATGGGCTCCTGGTCTGGTGCCAACCAAAGATAATGTTTCTCTTCCAGATCTTCCTGGCCGTGGCTAACTTTGGGCCAAATGAAAGGGGTCAAGAGTTCTCAGTCATCTACAAGTGGAGCCCCAGAAAGCTGAAGTTCACCCTTTACCAGAGGATCGCCACCCACAGTGCCCGTGACTGGGAGGCCTTTAAGGTGGATGGAGAGCACTTCCTGGTGGTAGCCAACCACCGAGAAGGTAGGACACATGTGGCCTCTGACCTGGAAGGAACTCATTCCATAGTCTGTGTACAAGAATGAATTttcatctcattaaaaaaatattaagttgGGGCTGGGAAATGGCTCTGTGAGTAAGTGCTTATCTTACAGACACAAGAGCCTGGGTTTGACACTCAGAACTTGAGACAAATAGCTGAACATGCCtttgtaatgccagcactagaGCAGAGGGTCCCAGGGACTCACTACAGCCAGTATAGCCTGATAGGTGATTCCCAGGCCACTGAGAGGCATTCTCTGAAAAAGACAAGGTGTACAGTGTCTCTGAGGAATAACACTAGAGACTGGCTTCTAGCCTCCACATAGatgtgacacacatacatatgcaacacacacacacacacacacacacacacacacacacacacacacacacacgtgtacccacacacaaacactaaatcATGAGTGGCCCATTTCCTGCAACTTACCCCTGCAATGCGTGGTTAGAGGTAGTCCACATAAACTCCATCACAACTGGGGTTCACCTAGGTTAGGAGAGCAGGAAAGCCATGTGGTTCCTGCCCACCAGAGAAACCACTGAGCCCCACTGTGGACTGTATCCAGCAACTTCCCTCCTAATTTTGAGGAGGAGTCAACACAGCTAGCAGATGGCATACTGACCATAAGCcaaggcagcagaagcagcattAATGTCGATGGGTGTGTGGCCAGCGAGGGAGCCAGTTCGGAAGCTGCCCCTGCCGCTGCTTCCCTAAGAGCAAGCTCAGCATTCTGTCCGAGAAGACATCAGGAGGGTTGGGAAACCCGGTGTCTGAGCGAGGCTCTTGCCGTGATGGTAGCTGGTCTCCTCAAGCCTTAAACTCCAAGGATGGACTGTCTCAGGAGCAGCTGCAgggctgctgagtcatctctccagagatTTCATAGCTCAGTATCCACCCAAGTGTGACGCGTACCACACAGCCTGGGGGTGAAGTACCAGCCATTGCACTTAGGGTCTAGGGGTGCCCAAGACCCCCAACAACAGAGTACCCCACAGGGTGAGTGCTCCATCAGGCACTGGAGAGGAAGACCATGGGGAAGACCTTCAAGGAAGGGCCATGGGAGAGGAGCCCCAGGGGTCTCCTCTAGGGAACACCATGAAGGGAAGGATCATAGGGGAGGacctccagagaacaccacaggaGAGGCATCCAAGGAGTATCATTGGGGAGGGCCTCCAGGGAGCACCACAAGGGGGCATTTCTGGAGAGCATCATGAGGAGAAATGCCTGGGGAGCACTCATTATTCATGGAAGACTTCCAGGGACACCATGGGGGAGAAGTTTCAGACAAAGAGAGAGTAATGTGAGAAAGTCTGACCTATTAGGGCAGGAAAGAGCCAAGGCAGGAAGTGAGCAGGGCTTAGATGGTGGAAGGCCAGTGCAGGCCTGTGGGCCATCTGGACCCACAGGCTTTTTCTTCTGGGAACAGCAGGCATGCAGAATCGAGGCATGTTACCCAGAGGCTGGGTGACAGAGGTTGCCTGAGGCATGGGGCAAGGGAGGGCCTTGGGTATCCAGGGAATATGCGTAGTAGCCGTCTGTGCCCTGGCCAAGCTGTGCCCTGCAAGAAGCTGTGAAACCTAGGGAACaggccccctcccccagcactgacCTTGGTTCCAGGGGACAACCACAACATCGACAGCGTGGTCTACAGGTGGAACCCCAGCAGCCAGCTCTTTGAAGCCAACCAGTCTATTGCCACGTCGGGTGCCTACGATTGGGAGTTCTTCACCGTGGGACCCTACTCCTTCCTCGTGGTGGCCAACACCTTCAATGGCACCTCCACCCAGGTGCACTCCCACCTGTACATCTGGCTTGTCGGCACCTTCCAGCTCTTCCAGTCATTTCTGGTAAGAAGCCCGAGTTCTCTAGCGCAAGACGCCATAAACACCCGACCTGCGTGGCATATGCCTGCTGGGAGGGGTGACCAAGGGCCAAGGATCCGTGAAAGACAGCCTAGTGTGGCCCTGACCCCAGTGCCCAAGTGCCTGTCCCTTCTGTATGCTACATCTTCCTGGGTGGTCTGGGCCCTCAACTGCTTCCATAGCCCCCAGTGTTCCTGAAGAAAGCCTGGATGTGGGTTGAATCTGGGTTGTTGAGGAGGATAACCAGGGTGCCCACAGCAACCCTCTCCAGGGGCCACAACTCCCCCACTCTGATCAGTGTCTGTGGGTCTCCAGGTCTCTGGTGTAGCAAAGCAACTTGGCTCTGACCGGGGTTGAGGGGATCGGGTGGAGACAGACATAGTATCTATCCCCTTTTGACTTTGAAGCCCCTTGGTTGGTCCCACCACCCCTGGTGGCAAAAATCTCTGAGTATTTAGTTTTGTGGCACAGACAGTTTTAGGTCACAGTCTGTTCGTGTGAGCAGCACTGAATCACAACAGCTTTGCCAAGAACAGGAGAAGCTCCCAGCTTCCAGCCTTAGTGGGGGGCAGAGGCACAGCCAGAGGCCAGCAGCCACTCTGCATTTAGCACAGGATCAAAGCAAAACCCTGAACCCAGGGGGAGCTGGGCTGTGTGCTGTAGAGCAGAGGGAGGGGCATGGCTGGAACAGAGCAGCCGAGGGCGCAGAGGCAGATGCATCCAGGACATCCCAGGGGAAGACGCACATAGGGCAGACTGGCTCAGCCCTGCCCAAGCTGCAGGCCGCCCTTACAAGCAGCTTTCCCCCACATCTTTCTGACTCCTCAGAACTCACGGAAGTCCACTTTCATGTTTTGCCAATAGTCTCTCTTCTTTTGCTTAAATCCTTTCAGCCCTGGAGATGCTTTAAGACGTTTACCATTTGCATTTTGCAATGTCACGAACATGAGCTTTGAAGCTAACCAAACTGCGTATTCTGAATGTACCTGCAAGCTGCGGGGACACACCCGCCTCTGCAGGGCATGCCTTTCTGGAAGGGTCTGTGGCACAGGGACTCAAACCAAGCAGGCTCCCATCCATAGGGCAGGCACTCCCAGGGTACCATGGGTAAATGCAGAGGTTCAAAGGGAGGCTTCAGGCATTAGGGATTTTACAGCCCAGGGGTGGGGGCCAGTTAGAATAGTGGGGTAAGAGATGCTTTAGGGGAGCATTCCTTATAGCCACACCCTCTGGTCTCTCAAGCCTCTCATCAGAAATTCCAGATTTCTCTTAGAGCAGAGACACGGTCTCCCATGACTGGGCCCTTGGTCCATTGGTCATTGCTTTGACAGACTACATGAGGTGATTTATAAACAAAGGAAGTTTATTTAGTTCACTAGTCTGGAGGTGGGGCGTTCAAGAACATGGGCATGCCTCTGCCCAGCTTTTGGCAAGAGCAAAGTGCTGCCTCCACACagggcagaaagcagaggggTGAGCGGGTGCAGTTGGCAGAGATGAAGCGGGAGGGCTACCACACTGCATACCAGCATGCTCTCAGGGCCACTAACCTATCCTCAAGAGCAAGGACACTCACTTCGCCCATGACCCAGACAGGCTAGGTCTCATCTTCCCAGCTACATAGGGTTCCAAGCCTCCATGAGAGTTTATGGGGACATTCAAGCCATAGCAGCCATGAGACAATGGCTTCCTAGTAGAGCAGGCGTGGCCTAGCAGGGGATGCTGATAGACACCCAAGAGACTGAGTGACATGTGATGCTCGTGGGAGTTGAAGCAGACACCAGGAGAGGGTACATGGCTGGGTCTCAGGTTCCTGGGGCTAGAGGAGGGCAGAGGTTAAGCAGGGAAGAAACCTTGGGTCCAGGACTAGTGAACAGTGAAGTCAGAGCTGTCCAGGGAGCCACCAGAGCAGAGATGGGGTGTGACATGAGGCCTGTGCTGATGAGAAGCAAGAACAGCAAGGCCCACCGAGTCatggaagacagaaaagacaaaCCACCTCCCATCTTCTCCTGCCTGGGCCTCAGGAAGGgcaggaggggttggggatttagctcagtggtagagcgcttgcctagcaagtgcaaggccctgggttcagtcctcagctctggcaaaaggggggggcaggagagaacccacacacacacaaacatgcttgTGCATGCAcgttcacatgcatgcatgctgaCACAAGCTCATGTGAACACTGTTGAGGCCCCCTGTGCCCATATGGTTTCTTCTACACATTTTCCTTCTCATGAAGCTGCACATCACTACCCCACCACCGCACCCTGCTACACCCAGGAGCTTGCACCCATTGATACTGTCATTTTGTACCAAAGACAAGGGGGAGACCCTCCCTATCACCAATTGTTCACACTGGGCCACAGAACTCAAACAAAGGACAGTGTCAGCCAAGTC
The sequence above is drawn from the Onychomys torridus chromosome 18, mOncTor1.1, whole genome shotgun sequence genome and encodes:
- the Tspear gene encoding thrombospondin-type laminin G domain and EAR repeat-containing protein, which codes for MDQTESVDELLLGTQLIGWDPCTDLRPLDILAEVVPLNGVTSGIRMVQAEGVRGLQVSATEPHTLSFPASRIFSSCDLFPEEFSIVVTLRVPNLPPKKNEYLFSLLAEERDALLLGLRYSPTQLHFLFLTEDLAGAWQTRVSFRSPGLVDSQWHTLILAVSQGSFSLTMDCGLPIDIMADVPFPPTLSVKGARFFIGSRKRTKGLFTGLIRQLVLLPGSDATPRLCPSRNARLAELSIPQVLKRLTEKPEDNEVLKYPYEADMKVTLGSRPPCTKAQGVQFWFDATRKGLYLCADSEWISVLTAKTKLDYVEEHQSLHTNSETLGIEVFDIPGVGLFAATANRKARSAIYKWTDGKFVSYQNIATHQAQSWRHFTIGKKIFLAVANFGPNERGQEFSVIYKWSPRKLKFTLYQRIATHSARDWEAFKVDGEHFLVVANHREGDNHNIDSVVYRWNPSSQLFEANQSIATSGAYDWEFFTVGPYSFLVVANTFNGTSTQVHSHLYIWLVGTFQLFQSFLTFGAADWEVFHIGERIFLAVANSHSYDVQMQAQNDSYVLSSVIYELNVTAQTFVKFQDIPTCSALDWEFFSVGEDHFLVVANSFDGNTFSVNSIIYRWQGYEGFVAVHKLPTFGCRDWEAFNTTAGSYLIYSSAKEPLSRVLKLKTG